One window from the genome of Lentibacillus daqui encodes:
- the sufU gene encoding Fe-S cluster assembly sulfur transfer protein SufU — MSFNLDTLYRKVIMDHYKNPRNKGTVEGDALTVDMNNPTCGDRIQLQLQVEDGIVKNAKFNGEGCSISMASASMMTQAIKGKHINDALKMSKTFSNMMLGEDVDMEEADFDDIAALQGVSQFPARIKCATLAWKAMEKGVHEDK; from the coding sequence ATGTCTTTTAACCTCGATACACTATACCGAAAAGTAATCATGGACCATTATAAAAATCCACGCAACAAGGGTACAGTAGAAGGCGATGCGCTGACTGTCGATATGAATAACCCGACATGTGGAGATCGCATTCAGCTGCAATTACAAGTAGAAGACGGTATTGTCAAGAATGCTAAATTTAATGGAGAAGGTTGTTCCATTAGTATGGCATCGGCGTCCATGATGACACAGGCAATCAAAGGGAAACATATTAATGATGCATTAAAAATGTCAAAAACATTTTCCAACATGATGCTTGGAGAAGATGTTGACATGGAAGAGGCAGATTTTGATGACATTGCAGCATTGCAGGGTGTTTCCCAATTTCCTGCAAGAATTAAATGCGCAACCCTTGCATGGAAAGCGATGGAAAAAGGGGTCCACGAAGATAAATAG
- the sufB gene encoding Fe-S cluster assembly protein SufB, whose protein sequence is MAKNMPEMEEYKYGFHDKDVSIFRTERGLTPKVVEEISRMKEEPQWMLDYRLKALDHFYKRPMPQWGGDLSELDFDEIVYYVKPSERQGKTWDEVPDEIKQTFDKLGIPEAEQKYLAGVSAQYESEVVYSSLKEDLEAMGIIFKDTDTALQEHEELFKEYFGKAIPPTDNKFAALNSAVWSGGSFIYVPKGVKTTTPLQAYFRINSENMGQFERTLIIVDEGASVHYVEGCTAPVYTTNSLHSAVVEIFVKKDAYCRYTTIQNWANNVYNLVTKRATCEANATMEWIDGNLGSKLTMKYPAVLLKGEGARGNTLSIAIAGRGQCQDAGAKMHHLAPNTSSTIVSKSISKHGGKVNYRGLVHFGRKAENARANVECDTLIMDNESTSDTIPYNEVYNNNISLEHEAKVSKVSEEQLFYLMSRGLTEEEATEMIVMGFIEPFTKELPMEYAVEMNRLIKMEMEGSVG, encoded by the coding sequence ATGGCTAAGAATATGCCAGAAATGGAAGAGTATAAATATGGATTTCATGATAAAGATGTCTCTATTTTTCGTACGGAACGAGGTTTAACGCCAAAAGTAGTTGAAGAAATTTCGAGAATGAAAGAGGAACCACAATGGATGCTGGATTATCGCCTGAAAGCATTGGATCATTTTTATAAGCGGCCAATGCCACAATGGGGCGGTGACCTGTCTGAATTGGATTTTGATGAAATAGTTTATTACGTTAAACCATCTGAACGCCAGGGAAAAACATGGGATGAGGTTCCTGATGAAATCAAACAAACATTTGACAAGTTAGGAATTCCGGAAGCAGAACAAAAATATTTGGCAGGGGTTTCCGCCCAATATGAATCTGAAGTTGTTTATTCCAGCCTGAAAGAGGATCTGGAGGCAATGGGTATCATTTTTAAAGATACGGATACAGCACTTCAGGAACATGAAGAATTATTCAAGGAATACTTCGGTAAAGCTATCCCGCCAACAGATAATAAATTTGCTGCCCTTAACTCAGCCGTCTGGTCTGGTGGATCATTCATTTATGTACCAAAAGGTGTAAAAACAACGACACCATTGCAAGCATATTTCCGTATCAACTCGGAGAATATGGGACAATTTGAACGGACGCTGATCATTGTTGATGAAGGTGCTTCTGTCCATTATGTAGAAGGTTGTACGGCGCCAGTCTATACGACGAATTCATTGCATAGCGCGGTTGTGGAGATCTTTGTTAAAAAAGACGCATACTGCCGCTATACAACGATCCAAAACTGGGCAAACAATGTTTATAATCTGGTAACGAAACGTGCGACATGTGAGGCTAACGCGACAATGGAGTGGATCGATGGAAACTTAGGTTCAAAATTGACCATGAAATATCCAGCTGTTCTATTGAAAGGTGAAGGTGCACGCGGTAATACCCTATCGATTGCAATTGCCGGACGCGGTCAATGTCAAGATGCTGGTGCAAAAATGCATCACCTGGCACCAAACACTTCGTCAACGATCGTATCCAAATCGATTTCCAAACACGGCGGAAAAGTAAACTACCGCGGACTTGTTCACTTTGGACGTAAAGCAGAAAATGCCCGTGCCAATGTTGAATGTGATACGTTAATCATGGATAATGAGTCAACTTCGGATACCATTCCATATAATGAAGTTTATAACAATAACATTTCTTTGGAACACGAAGCAAAGGTATCTAAAGTCTCAGAAGAACAATTATTTTATCTAATGAGTCGGGGATTAACAGAAGAAGAAGCGACAGAAATGATTGTAATGGGCTTTATTGAGCCGTTTACTAAAGAGCTTCCAATGGAATATGCCGTTGAAATGAACCGGCTGATCAAGATGGAAATGGAAGGTTCGGTAGGTTAA
- a CDS encoding sulfite exporter TauE/SafE family protein, with amino-acid sequence MVYIICLFIGIVTAFVGSLIGLGGGVILIPSLLFLFHYTDMFAWATPQTIVGVSLMVMVVTALSSSISYFRKGRIDYKTGLLFLVGSIPAGIFGAWLNQYIDADKFSLYFGILMLVISTLFLIKHDKKHTDDQEHYNRSFQIGNKTYCYTISIWKIIVLSVIVGVLSGLFGIGGGAIIVPAMILLFGIPAHIASATSMFIIFFISVITVSSHIYLGHINWQYVFFFIPGAWIGGTIGAKTNQFLNGKTLEWILRILLVIIGIRLIIEGV; translated from the coding sequence TTGGTTTACATCATTTGTTTATTCATTGGCATTGTAACAGCTTTTGTAGGAAGTTTAATCGGACTTGGCGGCGGGGTCATTTTAATTCCAAGTTTGTTGTTTTTGTTCCATTATACCGATATGTTCGCTTGGGCAACCCCTCAAACGATTGTGGGAGTCTCCTTAATGGTGATGGTTGTTACGGCATTATCTTCGTCTATATCCTATTTCCGAAAGGGTCGTATCGATTATAAAACGGGCCTTTTATTTCTGGTGGGAAGTATTCCGGCTGGTATTTTTGGTGCCTGGTTAAATCAGTACATTGATGCGGATAAATTCTCACTCTATTTTGGTATTTTGATGCTGGTCATATCTACTTTATTTTTAATCAAGCATGATAAGAAACATACGGATGATCAGGAACATTATAACCGTTCCTTTCAGATTGGGAATAAAACATATTGCTATACCATTTCGATTTGGAAAATAATCGTATTATCTGTTATTGTCGGTGTTTTATCCGGGCTGTTTGGTATTGGTGGGGGAGCGATTATTGTACCAGCAATGATTTTGTTGTTTGGTATCCCCGCACATATAGCTTCAGCAACTTCCATGTTTATTATCTTTTTTATCAGCGTGATTACAGTCAGTTCACATATTTATTTGGGCCATATTAACTGGCAGTATGTGTTTTTCTTTATTCCTGGTGCATGGATTGGCGGGACGATCGGAGCCAAAACCAATCAATTCTTAAATGGAAAAACATTGGAATGGATATTACGGATTTTACTTGTTATCATTGGGATTCGATTAATAATAGAAGGTGTTTAA
- a CDS encoding bifunctional metallophosphatase/5'-nucleotidase, giving the protein MQEKIYFYYTNDLHSNFSQWPKVVQYLNDARASTSLERASSWVMDIGDHIDRAHPIAEAFMGKANVDLMNDAGYDLVTLGNNEGITLNHQDLYHLYDQANFQVVCANLHDMAEPAPAWLHSHVYVQSLTGIRIAVIGLTAPFNDYYELLDWHVSDPFAVLEREIKMVEQSSDIIVLLSHLGLSEDQTIARRFPEIDVIIGGHTHHLLRTGEIVNNTILTAAGKHCHFIGEVILTWDHHRKQLVHKEAYATDISHLTKDMRTERKIQKLTDQADDLLGKTVVHLDQSIEVKWFEDTKIMEKLTANMKHWTRADCAMLNSGLLLDRLPAGDVTYQDVHRICPHPINPCVVELNGDELLEVVRASFTRDLMELQLKGFGFRGKLIGRMIFSGITVRTKAYTDGHESVREVLFQDNPINPDRTYTVAVADTFTFGRLLPEVARSKTKKYFLPEFLRDLLAYTLKKDFAER; this is encoded by the coding sequence ATGCAGGAGAAAATATATTTTTATTATACGAATGATTTGCATAGCAACTTTTCCCAATGGCCGAAAGTAGTGCAATATTTAAATGATGCACGGGCAAGTACATCGCTTGAGCGGGCATCCAGCTGGGTAATGGATATTGGTGATCATATAGACCGTGCGCACCCAATTGCTGAAGCCTTTATGGGAAAAGCGAATGTGGACCTGATGAACGATGCCGGCTATGATTTAGTAACGCTTGGGAATAATGAAGGTATCACGCTTAATCACCAGGATTTATACCATCTTTACGACCAAGCAAATTTTCAGGTTGTTTGTGCCAACCTTCATGATATGGCAGAACCAGCTCCAGCATGGCTCCATTCACATGTGTATGTCCAGTCATTAACTGGCATACGGATTGCTGTTATTGGTCTTACAGCACCTTTTAATGATTATTATGAGCTGCTGGACTGGCATGTTTCGGATCCGTTTGCAGTGTTGGAACGAGAAATCAAGATGGTTGAACAGTCGTCAGATATAATTGTGTTATTATCTCATCTAGGACTCAGTGAAGACCAGACGATAGCCCGACGTTTTCCCGAAATTGATGTGATTATCGGTGGACATACGCATCATTTACTACGTACAGGCGAGATCGTTAATAATACAATACTGACAGCGGCAGGGAAGCATTGTCACTTTATTGGTGAAGTTATTTTGACATGGGATCATCACCGCAAACAACTCGTACATAAAGAGGCATATGCAACTGACATTAGTCATTTAACCAAGGACATGCGGACAGAGAGAAAAATACAAAAACTTACCGATCAAGCGGATGATTTACTAGGCAAGACAGTTGTGCACCTGGATCAATCAATTGAGGTGAAGTGGTTCGAGGATACAAAAATTATGGAAAAACTAACAGCAAACATGAAACATTGGACAAGGGCTGATTGTGCGATGCTGAATTCTGGCCTGCTACTTGACCGATTGCCTGCTGGAGATGTCACGTACCAGGATGTGCATCGAATCTGTCCACATCCAATTAATCCATGTGTCGTGGAATTAAATGGCGACGAATTGCTTGAGGTTGTCCGCGCATCGTTTACCAGAGATTTAATGGAGCTGCAACTAAAAGGTTTTGGTTTTCGCGGTAAGCTGATTGGGCGCATGATATTTTCCGGAATTACCGTTCGCACAAAAGCTTACACCGATGGACATGAATCAGTCAGAGAAGTGTTGTTTCAAGATAATCCTATCAATCCAGATCGTACTTACACGGTTGCAGTTGCCGATACATTTACATTCGGTCGATTGCTTCCGGAAGTGGCCAGATCAAAAACAAAAAAATATTTTTTACCAGAATTTCTGCGTGATCTACTCGCTTATACTTTAAAAAAAGACTTTGCTGAACGGTAA
- a CDS encoding YunC family protein: MITVNPLEVEGLFFTAIEVELPKTNLLIITNEIGYIMCGALDVDVLNEMLADRHVIAGRAVGVKTIDDLLNAPLEKITDAAKQYDWEPGMIGRDALIKIS; this comes from the coding sequence ATGATAACAGTAAATCCATTGGAAGTAGAGGGCTTGTTCTTTACCGCTATCGAAGTAGAGTTGCCAAAAACGAATTTATTAATTATTACAAATGAAATAGGTTATATCATGTGTGGTGCTTTGGATGTAGATGTATTGAATGAGATGTTGGCAGACCGTCATGTTATTGCCGGGCGCGCTGTTGGGGTGAAAACAATTGACGATTTACTAAATGCACCACTTGAAAAGATAACGGATGCAGCTAAACAGTATGACTGGGAGCCGGGTATGATCGGTCGTGATGCTTTGATCAAGATATCATGA